A single Bdellovibrio bacteriovorus DNA region contains:
- a CDS encoding transposase — MSQREAARILKINPKTVVRKFRFAITTAKEELKEWNQKFQSCTEVEFDDLETFEHTKCKPLSVTLMVEYQTRRILGFEVAQMPAKGRIAAFARKKYGPRADHRSKARRKLFSEMRSFVSPTALIRSDSNPYYPKDVKRYFPAARHETILGGRGAIVGQGELKKLKWDPIFSLNHTCAMLRAHINRLFRKTWCTTKRADQLAGHIALYALLHNRRLATG; from the coding sequence GTGAGCCAACGAGAAGCGGCACGGATACTAAAGATCAATCCAAAAACCGTGGTCCGAAAATTTCGATTTGCCATAACTACAGCAAAGGAAGAACTCAAAGAATGGAATCAAAAGTTTCAGTCCTGTACTGAGGTTGAATTCGATGACTTAGAAACTTTTGAGCACACGAAGTGCAAGCCACTTTCAGTAACTTTGATGGTTGAATATCAGACAAGGAGAATCTTAGGATTTGAAGTTGCACAAATGCCAGCCAAAGGAAGAATAGCTGCTTTTGCGAGGAAGAAGTACGGGCCTCGGGCAGACCATCGATCTAAAGCTCGTAGAAAGTTATTTTCAGAGATGAGATCCTTTGTTTCGCCCACAGCGCTTATACGATCAGACTCAAATCCTTATTACCCAAAAGATGTAAAAAGGTATTTCCCGGCAGCCCGACATGAAACCATCTTAGGTGGAAGAGGAGCTATTGTTGGTCAGGGGGAATTAAAGAAACTGAAGTGGGATCCGATTTTTAGTTTGAATCACACTTGTGCGATGTTAAGAGCCCATATCAATAGGCTCTTTAGAAAAACCTGGTGTACAACGAAGAGGGCTGATCAATTAGCAGGACATATTGCTCTCTATGCTCTGCTTCACAATCGCCGCCTCGCCACAGGTTAA
- a CDS encoding OmpW family outer membrane protein, with protein sequence MLGRKFFAVLVFLLGCSSAFAASVSAVKGQKVLITLDGESVMEGDEFFLVNPGTTKRTAIIRVKQVKGKKALGEILKGRAASGYTLQAKAASKMSADVTPTEEGEESTPRPTTNVSRVLKDSYGILGGYLMNSMDADVSYKDGFGITQKAAVKMSGSGFGVGGFYDYVFSPSLVGRGYAAIEQFNVSGTASSAACSGSSSCDAKINYLSVYGLAKWYPYIGKYRPWIGAGMGYLLAVSKSSTALNESQISTNSVITAAFGTDIQMDRKTYIPVSLEYNMFPASSTVKANQILLKAGWAWNL encoded by the coding sequence ATGTTAGGAAGAAAGTTCTTTGCCGTACTTGTTTTTTTACTAGGATGTTCTTCCGCGTTCGCCGCTTCGGTTTCTGCCGTCAAAGGACAAAAAGTTTTGATCACTCTCGACGGTGAATCCGTTATGGAAGGTGATGAGTTCTTTCTAGTCAATCCAGGCACGACAAAACGCACGGCCATCATTCGTGTCAAACAAGTTAAAGGCAAAAAGGCCCTGGGTGAAATCTTAAAAGGCCGCGCCGCTAGCGGATACACTCTGCAGGCAAAGGCTGCCTCAAAAATGAGTGCGGATGTCACCCCGACGGAAGAAGGCGAAGAGAGCACACCTCGTCCTACCACTAACGTTTCTCGCGTCTTAAAAGATTCCTATGGCATCTTGGGCGGATATTTGATGAATTCCATGGATGCAGACGTCAGCTATAAAGACGGCTTTGGTATCACGCAAAAAGCGGCCGTTAAGATGAGCGGTTCTGGTTTCGGTGTCGGTGGATTCTATGATTATGTTTTTAGTCCTTCTTTAGTGGGTCGTGGATATGCCGCTATTGAACAGTTTAATGTGTCTGGCACGGCCTCTTCAGCCGCTTGTTCGGGTTCTTCAAGCTGTGATGCCAAAATCAACTACCTGTCAGTGTATGGTTTGGCGAAGTGGTATCCTTACATCGGGAAGTACCGTCCTTGGATTGGCGCTGGCATGGGTTACTTGTTAGCAGTTTCAAAATCGAGTACCGCACTAAACGAGTCCCAGATTTCTACAAACTCGGTTATCACAGCGGCATTCGGAACGGACATTCAAATGGATCGCAAAACCTATATTCCGGTCAGTCTTGAATACAATATGTTCCCTGCTTCCAGCACGGTGAAAGCCAATCAGATTTTACTAAAAGCAGGATGGGCCTGGAATCTTTAA
- a CDS encoding single-stranded DNA-binding protein, whose translation MSGVNKVILVGRLGADPEVKAIGSGSTVARLNIATSESWVKDGQRQERTEWHRVTVWGKLAEICGKHLSKGRQVYVEGKLQTRQWEDQQGQKRYTTEIVASTVQFLGSAGAEAGSGRSSSSSGGGDDYNFQDFGPEPSFDSNDEIPF comes from the coding sequence ATGTCTGGAGTAAATAAAGTTATTCTTGTAGGTCGTTTAGGTGCTGATCCAGAAGTGAAAGCTATCGGAAGTGGGAGCACTGTTGCTCGCTTGAATATCGCGACAAGCGAATCATGGGTGAAAGACGGTCAAAGACAAGAGCGTACAGAGTGGCACCGTGTAACGGTATGGGGCAAACTTGCAGAAATCTGCGGTAAGCATCTTTCAAAAGGTCGCCAAGTTTACGTTGAAGGTAAATTGCAAACTCGTCAGTGGGAAGACCAACAAGGTCAAAAACGCTACACGACTGAGATCGTTGCCAGCACAGTTCAATTCTTGGGCTCTGCAGGTGCGGAAGCCGGTTCAGGCCGTTCTTCTTCATCTTCTGGTGGCGGTGATGATTACAATTTCCAAGATTTCGGACCAGAACCAAGTTTTGATTCGAACGACGAAATTCCGTTCTAA